The stretch of DNA ATATCAAAATAATTAATAACCAATCTAATTTTGGCTTTGTTACAAGTGTGAATATCGGTTTAAAAAATTCCGAAAATGATGTGATTATATTAAATAGCGATACAATTGTAACCCCAAAATGGATTGAAAAATTAACTATTGCTGCATATTCCGATGGAAAAATTGCTACTGCAACTCCTTTTTCAAATAATGCGGGAGTATTCTCCGTTCCAAAAATGAATGAAAAAAACAATATTCCTCAACACTTGGGTTTGAATGGCATGGCGAATATAGTAGAAAAATCATCAAATCATACATATATGAGGGTTCCAACAGGGAATGGATTTTGTATGTATATTAAAAGAGATGCTATTAATTCCATAGGCTATTTTGATGACATTACATTTGAAAGAGGGTACGGCGAAGAAAATGATTTTTGTATGAGAGCAAAAGCCAATGGATGGGAAAATATCATTGATGATGCGACATTTATCTTTCATAATGAAAATTCCTCATTTGGGGATGAAAAAAACAAATTAATCAAAAAACACATGAAATTACTACTTAAAAAGCATCCTACATACGAAAATGAAGTTAGTAAATTTATTAATTCTAAAAAATTAAATGAAATGCAACAGAATATTTCTTATTCCTTGCTAAATAAAAACATCACTAAAAAAAGAATTTTACAGATTAGTAAATCAAAAAAAATTGATGTTAATGAAAACTATGAAAATTATTTATTTTGCATAACTGAACCATTAACTTTGTATTATGTAGTTGATGGTTATCTATTCAAAATTAACGAATGGTCCTCAAAAAAAGTAGAAGAGATTAGTTTTAATATAATTATTAATTTAGAAATTGATGAAATAATTTGTGATGGAAAATCTGAAAAAATTAATAAAAAACAGTAGATTAATACTATCATATAAGTTTAAATATTACAAACAAAAAATATTATTTAAAAGGAGATAATTTTATGCATAAAAATTCACATTCAAAAATGGAATGGTTTAAAAATACTTATTTGGATAAAAATCATAATCTAAAAATTCTTGATGTTGGAGCATTAGACAAAAGTGGAGACTATAATTATCGTGACTTGTTCAACGAAAGTAATTGGTCATATACTGGATTAGATATTGAAAGTGGGCATAATGTAGATATTGTAGTAACTGACATATATAACTGGTTTGAAATAGAAGACAATTCCTATGATGTAATAATTTCAGGACAATTTTTTGAACATTTGGAATATTTTTGGCTGACTATGAGCCAAATTGAAAGAGTATTAAAACCAAATGGTTATGTTTGCATTATTGTCCCCTCTGCGGGGCATAAACATGGAGGAGATATGCTAAACTGCTATCGTTTTCACGAAGATGGATTAAAAGCAATGGCAAAATATGTTGATTTAAAAATAATCCATGTTTCCATCGATAATCGTCCGGAAGCTAAACCTTGGCTTGATGCATGTTTAATTGCTCGTAAAGAAGAAAATACTGTTGAAAATATAGACGAACTTAAAATTCAAATAAAAGATTTAGAAAATAAACTAAAAACAATACAAGATAATATTTAAATTATAGGAGTCATATTATGTCTAAAGGAAATTATGAAATTATTAAATTATCACACCTTTTCGATGAAAAATGGTATACCTCACAATATTTAATGAATAAACCAGATAATCCTATTAAACATTTTATAGATATTGGTTGTAAAAATAATTATAATCCTTCCCCCCAATTTGATACCTCTTGGTATTTAGAAAAAAATAAAGATGTTAAAAAAAGTGGAATGAACCCTTTTGTTCATTACATTGAATATGGTAGAAAAGAAGGAAGATTACCTAACCCTACTTTTGATATAACAAAAATTGATGATTATTCCGCAATATTGCATTCTGGACTTTTTGATGATGAATGGTTCTCCGAGTATTACTCATTAAAAGGAAGTAATACAAATTTAGTTAGATATTATATGGATGAATACCTTAATTACGGATTAAATCCCTCACCTAATTTCGATAGTATATGGTATTTAGAAAAATATGATGATGTTAAGAAAAATGGGATTAATCCGTTTGTTCATTATGTCAAATACGGAAAAAAAGAGGGTAGAATGCCAAAATGGAAATAATAATTTATATTATTTCTATATAAATTTATTAATAATAAAACCCATCTATTAAAATTCCTTGAATTTATTTATTGAATAAAGAATCTATTGCTCCTTTTATTTCTAATAAATAACTTCCGAATAAATTCCACTCTAGACTCTACATCCAAATCTCTTAATATTTTATCAATATTATCAATACTTAAAGTTTCTTTATTTACAAATTTAAAAATAAATACATCACTTTTGTAATGTTGAGAATTTAATGACTCATCAGGCCTGAACTGTGCAACAAAGTCTTTTGTAAAGAACACATCTTTATCCACAACTCTAGCAGGATTTCCATAAACTAAACTATTTGATGAAACCTTGAAATTAGGCAATATGAAAGAGTTATCTCCAATAATGGAACCTGAACCTATATTAACACCACGAGAAATATATGTGTAACGCCCTAACCACACATGATCTCCAATATAAATGCCTTTTGAGAAGTTTTTTCTAGATTTTGTCTTTGAATCATAAATGGCACAATAATCTGAAGAGAATATTTTAACTTGATTACTTACTATACCATCATCCCCAATAATGACATTCTGACTTTCATTGACATTAATATTAACTCCTGCACCAAATAATGCATTTTTACCAATGAAAAGAGTTGAATTATTATAAATTAACAGTCTAAATGCATCCCCCACATCTGAACAAATATATACAAGAGAATTATCCCCATTAAATGTTAAATTAGCATTCATGAAGTTAATATTATTATCACATACAAGAATATTATTTGCCCCTGCAAAATTAATTTTAGAATTTATTAATCTAAATGAACCGATTATCTTATTTTCAACTAAATTGCCAACTTGGTCTTCCTTTGTAATTGTTTCCATAAAAAATACCTCTTTCAGTAACATATACTATGCATTTTTTCGTTTAAATAAATTTTTATTTTTACTCCAAATCCCATTCTGGACATTTGAATCCTAATTCTTCTGCCAAATCATCTTCCCATTTATTTTTAAATAACATATTGTCATACGATTCTTCATTTTTCTTCAATGATTGTGTGGACTTTTGAAGCTTATGATAGACAATCGCATCAGTCACGTGGAATATCTTATAGTTCATCACATGCCGGACATATCCTGAAAATATTCTGTCTGAGCGATAATGTCTGCCCAATTCCGCATCCAATCCAAATGATTTATCCAAAACTTCTCTTTTTATATAAGTACAGAAGAATGGTGCAAAGCTAAGCTCTAAAGATTCCCCATCGTGGAAATTATCCATATTTACAATGTTTTTATGGTGTGCTGAAGGATTCACATCACAGTCAAAACCTTCAGAGGCATAAGGAACATGCTGTTTCATTGTCGGCGTTCCACCAGGCAATACCTGTTGAGGAACTACAATGGCGCAATCATCATGCTCATATGCGAATTTCTGCATAGCTTCAATTGAGTTATCCATCAATATCGCATCGTTATTTAACAACAAGATGTCCGCATCATCATCAGAAATTTCTATTCCCTGATTTACAGCATATGTAAAACCATAATTAATATCATTCTGTATTAATTCTATGATGCCTTTTGATTTCAGAGTTTCCAGATAATATCTAACGGCCTTTCCGGAATTGTTATCTACAATTATGATTTTAACTTTATCATTGTCGAATTTCCGTATTGCATTGATGCATTCCCGAAGATCTTTTAGAGACTCAAAACTAGGAATGATGACATTAACCTTTTTATCTAATTTATAGTCAATGTCAATATTAAAATCATTGTCATTTTGAATTACGCGGGTTAAATTCTTATAACCGAGCATTTTCTCATTGCTTCTTGCATTTGCATCGGAAATGCTGTTATCAGTTACGCTCATATAATATTTGGACAGCAAAATAGGTACAGAATAAACTTTAAAGTTATTGCAAATCCTTAAGATTAAATCCCAGTCAACCAAACGGTATAATGACTCATCAAAACCGCCTATTTCATCATAAACTCTTTTAGTATGGGCAAAACAATTCAAATCAATGTAGTTTCCATTCTTCAACAATGATTTATTTAGGGAACCGAAACGCATTGCAAAAGGAGGATGGCCAATGTTATCATACAATAGCTGACCTGAGTATATTGCATTTGCATCAGGCAATTCAATGAAAGCTCCAACCATCGCTTCCAGGTATTTTGAATCCCATTCATTATCGGAGTCCAAATAGAATATGTATTCACCTGAGCACTCATCTAATGCAACATTACGTGCAGCAGATGCGCCGACATTGGATTCGTTGAAAATCAATTTTATCCTATCATCATCAATATCTTCAAGCAAATCACGAGTGCCGTCGCTACTTCCATCATCAACAATCACCAGTTCGAAATTTGTGTAAGTCTGATTTAAGACTGAATCAATGGCCTTTTCAACAATATCAACCCTATTGTATACTGGCATAATGATTGAAACCAATTTTGAATCATCCTTAACATTGCTCATCAAATACTTGGCAATATTGTCCATTACGGCAAAGCAACGTTTTTCCTCTTCGACAAATGGAGCATACAATATTGGAGAGACATATGAATTTGCAAGAAAACCTTCGAAATCTGAGAAAGGAACAGCCTTATTTTGACCCATATCACTTAGATGAACCTCTTCAAGGAACATTTTAGGATTATTATTTCCCAAACCCAAGTATACTACATCCAAATCATTGTCATATTTGATTATTTCTTTTTTCAATCCAATATCCGAATAATATAAACTTTTAAGCAAGCTATAATAATTGTCCGGTTTGAATAAATCTAAAATATAATCATATACTTCGCTGCTATCTTTAAAATTAGTATAATTAGAAAATTCCAATTCTTCAATGAAATCATCTAATGAATTCTCATCAACGATGATTGGGATCCTGTTTGAATTGCAACTATCAATGATTTCAAACATTTCTGGGAAAGGATTCAATAAAACTGCAAAATCAGGAGCAATATCTTTAATTTTATCACCAATGTTATCCTGTAAAGAATCTAAGAAATGAATTTTCAGCATATCTGATGTGTCTTTTTCTTTAATATCCCTAATTAAATCATTTTCACTATCAGATAACTCTTCAGGAATAAGTAATTTAATTTTATCAGAGCGATTTTCATCAAAAATATCCACTAATTTATCATCAAATATTGGCGTTTTAATGGCCACGCTAGATTCATCGGATTTTTCATAACCCTCCGAAGATTCACCATTAGGATAAATTACTGTAGATAATTTTAGCAATTGCGAAAATGAACTATTCCAATTTTCATGACTCTCTTTAAAATCAACACCATTATCAATCAAGTAAGATTGCTCATTAAAGCAATCATCCCTATCAATTGAACCATCAATAACAAAAGAACAATTCAATAGCTTTCCAACATCCATCAAATCAAAAGAATTTAATTTTAAATCATCAATGTGAATGATATTGATATTTAAATTGGATAAAACATTGAAATAAATCTCTCTAAGAGCTTCACATCTAAATTGATTATTAAAACTAATGTTAATATCCTCCCAGCTCAAGATTACTTCTCCATCCTTCCAAAGTTTAAAAGTATTTCTAGCAGATGTTAAAAAATAACAATCATAATGCTTTAGATTATAATAATTTAAAAAATCGGCCAGCAAATGAACTTTTTTCTCATCCACAACATATAATACTCTATTAGATAAAGTGACATCTCTTTTATCAACAAGTGCTGAATCAAATCTTTCTTTGATATTTTTAATTGAAGGAGACCCTAAAAATTTCTTAGCATTCAATTTTGAAGAAAATTCATTGCCATAATCAGAAAACAAATTAGAATCATCTAAAAATGACCTATGCATATGATAAACATAAACCGAATCATCAATGACATGATTAATATTTTTAGGAAGTTCAATGAACGCAAGTTCGTTTTCTGAATCGAAAACTATCTGTTTTTCACTGAAAGATTTTAGATTGTCAATAGCTTCGTTTTTAATATAAATGCAGAAAGGTTCACAAATATTTGAAGGCAAATCATTGAAATTAGAAGATTTCTTAAGCAATGTTGAAATACCTTCAATAGTCAGATTATACTCATTGTCTGATTTTGACTTGTCAAAAGGTATTATTCCAGTGAGCAAATTTGAAATCGGAGATACAACATCAATTTCCTTTTTAGAATAAGCTTTTGTAATTAATCTAGTCAACCAATTATCTGGAACTTTCGTATATGAATTAATTAATACTGCATCATTTAAACAAGAAGAAACAGTTTCTTTAATCATATATATAAAATTATCCTTTTCAAATGTAATCAAATTTAAATCATGGCTTTTAGAAATTTGCTTGAAAAAGCCATCATAATTTCCAACTAAATCATTAAAGATAAAAAAATTAAATTCGAAATTTTCATGAGTGTTTCTTAAAATCAGCTTGATTGAATCTATGACCTCTGGAGAATAATTGAAAATTGGAATGAAAATTGAAACCTTTTGATTTAACTTATTGATGATTGAATCCACTACTGAACCTTCATAATAATTATCCGTAACCCCCCAACTATTAATGTTATACCCATTATTTTCACCTATCAGAATATAATGAGTCAAAGGATTCCATGAATTGGAATTATCCAAATATGCATTTTTATAAAATGAATTGGAAAAATTAGGAAATGGCCGTCTGTAATTCTCTTTATATCCATATGTTGCATAATGAAGATAAGGATCCATTCCAGCATTTTTTACATCGGGATACATTTCCAAATACAAATCGGGGTCGAATAAATCTGATTTTTTTAATATTTCAATGTTTTTGGCTTTGTCAGTAGCATGGATTATGGGATATTTAACATCAATATTGCCATATAAGATATAGTGAACGAGAGGATTCATATTGAATTTGTCAACGAAAGGATGTCTATTGACATATTCCTTTGTATTGAAAGCATCTGAAGGATTGCAGTATTCATCTGCACCTAAAGTCAAGTAGTGGTCAATTGGGGAGAACTCAGATTCCTTTACATCAGGATATTTGGAAAGATAGTATTCCTCATCGAACAGTCCTGATCCTTCAATAATATCTTTACTTGTATCAAGTAAAAACTTATTGAAACTTATATTTTCATCAATATTATTATATTCCTTTACCTTTTGATACAATACTGAATTTTTGTCTCTTTTAAAATTATTTAAAAGAATTTCCCAATTATTTGTCATGTTCTCCAGGACATAATTCTTAAAAATATCCTCTCGTGAATTTTTAAGTATTTTTTCCCGAAGCTCTTTGCTTTCAATTAATCTTTTCATATTTATCTCCCATTCCTCTACTGAATTATTTTTAACAAGTAAACCATTATCGCCATGTGAAATGCATTTGGCATATGGACCGACATCACTATAGATTCCCGGAACATTTAACGCAGTATATTCCAAATATTTCAATTCACTTTTGCTTTGATTGATATTGTTGTTTTCAACAAGGGGTGCTATAGCAATATCCCATCTGATTGCATTTTGAAGCCATTCGACAAAGTCAGGGTAATGCCTTTTGTCAAATGGAACATTAACGCGAGACATCCCCTCAAAGGATGAATCTGTTCCGCCAACCATTTCAAAAACTATATTCTTGCTTGAACTTTCCTGAATATTTTTAATAGCTTCTTCAATTAGCTTTAAATCATTTGCATGAGTGGTTGTGCCCATGTATCCTATCTTGATAGTATCCCCATCATTGATTTCATAATCCTCATCCAAGTTCCAGGAATCAGTCAAAACATTAGGAAGAATCTCAATGTTGTTATTGAAACCCGAAAGACTGGCCTTTAGGGAATCTGTTGTGACGGTAATGCATGCTGCATTTTCAGCCAGATACCTTACAACGTTGATTTTCTCTTCATATCTCTTGAAATCGGGCTGGGTAGTGTCAATGTTTACCAAATCATCATCGATTTCATAAATCAATTTGATTCCATAAAGATTGCATTTTTCAACCAACAGCTTAGAAACGGACATGTCAATGACATCCCTTTGAGCGATGACGATGTCCAGCATCAGATTCTCATTCTGCAAATCTTTTATGAACCTATCCACTTCCAAATCATCGATGATGTAGAATTCAAATGAATCATTTTTAAAATTATCAAAAGCAGCCAATAATCTAATATATGTACTTGCAATATACTTGCCTTTTCCTTTTATGAGCAAACCAACAATTTGTTTTTCTTCACTAGCCTTGTCCAAATCAGAATATCTCTTTAAGTTATGAAATTCCATTAATTTCCCCCAGCATAAACAAATTGTTATCCTATCTAATCATGTCCTTGACATAATCTTTAAGTTTCTTATTTTTCAATTGATTGATTTCATTTTCCTGATTGGAATTAATTTCCTTAAGATCTTCAATATCATGTGCCAATTGAGTTTTTGTTTTAGTTAAAATCACATTTCGATCCATTATTTCATCAAATTGATTATTTAATTGGTCAAAATCATTTTTCAAGTTAGAATTTTCATCTTTTAGTTTGGAATTATCTTCTTTTAATTTATTTCCATATATTTCTAATTTTTCATTAATATCTTCCAGATTGGCAATTTCTTCAGATTGGCTTTTATTTTCATCCCTAATTTTTCTAAGCTCAAAAATCTTTTTTTGACTGTCATCTTTTATGAATGCCAATTCCCTTTCAGATTTTGATAGCTTATTTTTAAAAATATTAATCTCTGTAGCAAAATAAATGTAATTGTCCAACAAATTATTGAGAGGAGATTCATTAAAAGAATATTTGATATCCAACTCATCACAAAAGCTTAGATTTACAGGCATTTCTTTGAGATTAATCAGACCATCATCTTCATATTTTGAAGGAACCTTATTAAAATCAAGAGAATACAGTTTTGCCAGCTTGGTTACATCTTCAATGGATAGATTCTCATTATTCCTAATTTTATCAAACATTATCTCATAATGAAAACTTGTTCCTTTAACAACAGTATTCCTTGAAAGAGTATTTGGATATCCCACCAAGACTTTTGATTTTGTCTGATTGATTGACCTCAACGGATAATGGGCAATGTTCAATCCTGCATCAACAACACACTCTATTTTATCCTTAAACTCATCATCGACATCGATGTCATGGTTTCCGATACTGAGCTTTATATCAAACTTATCAACCAATTTTCTAGTGACTATTACCTTGCAGTTGGTCTCCAGGTTTTCATCACGGACGTGAGTTATCCTTGAAGGAATAAACTTGATATCTTCATCATCATCTGATGTTGGAACATAAGTCCTCCATTTAAGCTTCAAATAAGAATCATCAGCGATATCATCAATTAACTCTCTAGGATTGCCTTCATTGCAAACAATAAACTCATCACAGTCAAGAGGACAAACTATGTCTGCGGAATATTCATTTAAAGCAATGCCCAGCAAATAATTATACTTAATAAACGGCTCGAAGTACCTGTCTTCATCTTCAATAACCACAATCGGCAAACTCTCATCTTTCAGCTGGTTTAAAATGTCCAATGTATCATCAGTGCTTCCATTATCCAAAATAATCATCAAATCCACAATATTTGAATGATACCTTACAAAAGATTCGATAATGTCCGCTTCATTTTTAATGGTAGTTATTGAAATTATTTTCATATTATCCTCAAACCAAGTTATTTTAAAAAATAAATCTCGCCCTATTTAAAAGAACTATCAAATTAATAGTATATTTAAATATAATTTATTATAAATTATTATTATACTTTATTGATAGGTTGTGAATATGGCTTTAATTGTACTAATCGGAGATATGAAAAGTTACCATTCAAAATTCAATTTGATTGAAAGAGAAGTGGAAAAGGGCAATATTTCAATTGTGGCAACATTATTATCTGATGATGTTGACTATGATTATTTAGATGAAAATAATGTTGTCAATTCACTTGATATGCTTAAAGGAATCAATTTTGACTATTTTGTCATATTGGATGACAGTAAAATGTGGTTTGACATCATCCCAAATGAATATGGATTTACACAAAAAATAATCCCCGCACGTGTTTTCGAAATTCCCTATTTCGACTTTGCAAAATACGAACAACTCCTTCAAAATCCTCCAAGCATAATAAGCAGACACTGTTGGGGAGGATTACTATTCAATCAGCTAGGCCTCCAATTCACATCACCTTTCGTGAATCTATTTTTAATGGATGTGGATTTCAACAAACTGGCAAAAAACTTCACACACTACATGAACCAAGAACTTGTCTTTGACAGGGAAGAATACGAACATATACTCAAGAGAAACTATCCTGTTGGTAGATTAGATGATGTCTATATCTATTTCAATCATTATACCAGTTTTGAAGAAGCAAAAAGAAAGTGGGATGAGAGAAAAGCAAGGATAAACTACAATAATCTCCTATTTGAGACAACAACTGAAGTAAGAGGATATGCAATTGCCTTTGATTCAATACCCCTTCAGCACAAAATCTGTTTCCATTCAGGCCATATTGACAGCCCAGACGTGATTGATTTCAGCGAATTCATGGTCAACCGTCAGCCGGGCACATTAGGAATGCTTGTAAACAACACCGCCAACGGCACGCTCCCCCACTTTGACATACTTGAACTTTTAGTAAATCACAACTACAAACCTAGAATAAAATTCATATAAACCCACCATTTAATAGAACCCATATGGATTTTTAAATAATGGATGCTTTAAAAGCTTAATTTGCATCAATTTGGAAAATATTTATACCATAGCGAGTATATACTTTATATTAAAAAACATGTGGGATGTTAAAATGAAAAAAATTGCAATCATTTGTATTTTACTAACAGCATTTTTATCGATCAGCATTGTCTCTGCTCATGAAAATGCAACGGATTCATTGGACAGCCTAAATGCCAATGACATTCAACCAAGAATTGATGATTCCATTGCCAATCAAAATGCAATGGATGGTGAAAATGGCATTTATTCACAAAATGAAGATAACACAACAGAAAAAATACAGCCGAACGTTGAGATTTATGCCACCACAGGCTATTATACTGGATTAAGCCTTTATTATGGAAACAAATACACGCTCGAAATCCTAACACCTAAAGATTCTGATGTCGTTCCAACAATAACAATCGATGGTGAAAACTCTACAATAACCAATTACGGCAGTTCAGATTACAATAATGAGTTTTATACTGAAGAATTGAAACTAGAACCGGGAATTCATAACATCACTGGCATTTTCGCAGGCGATGATAAATATCTTCCCGAAACAAAAACCGTGCAACTTGAAATCAAACCGTGTATTCTCATGCCTATCGAACTGAAGTTCAACGAAACCTTAGAGATAACTTTGCATTTGCCTAATGGCGAAGGCAATCTGACAGCATTTATTGACGGCAATTTCATCAACTCAACAAGAATTGTGAACAACGAAGCTGCTATCAGAGTAAATAATTTAACATTGGGAGAACATGAAATTCATGCCGTTTACACAGGCAATGACTACAATGTGATAAACTCAACTAATTTCATAAATGTAATCCCCGTATTCATTTACCCTTCAAGCGTGATGGAACACAACAATGAAACAATCTTTGTTGTGATGAATCCGAACATCAAAGGGAACGTGAGTTTCATCTATGACAAAAAAATTACAAAGCCATTGATTGACGGTAAAGCGAACTTCACATTATCCAACTTAACCAATAATATAATCGAATCAGGATCAGAGGTATACATGTTTTACCCTGCAGAGTTTCTAATCGTTTACCCTAGTGAAACCAACAGGACATATACTGAACACTTTTACATTGACGTGACCCCTTATCCTCCAAAAATAATCAACAATACCGATTTCATCATGACCTACGGGGAAGACAAAACATTTTCGGTTTCAGTGATAGATGAGCATGCAAACCCTCCTAGAGGGAGGACCGATAGGGCATACATATACATTGACGGCATTTACCAATTCTACAGGTCACCTGACAACAATGGAACCATTACCTTCAAAGTCAATGAAGTCCCGGGAGAACACAATATAAGCATAACATGCCTTCAAACAACAGAAGCATACAAACTTACAGTAAAACCAACAAACACATCAATAGACATCAATTCCATCTCAACAGGATATTACAACAAGCAAATAGAATTCACTGCCCACATTAACCCAACAGAAATCACATCAGGAGAACTTGAAATTTACGTGAAAGATTCATTGCTTGGCAAAGCTAAAATCAAAAATGGAACTGCCACATTCAAGTATACTCCGAATACAATCGGAACAGTGAAATTCAAAGCAATATATAAAGGAAATGAGTACTGCAATTCCTCATCCAAAGAATTTAAAGTAACCATCAAAAAAGCAACTCCAATAATAACCTCATCAGCAAAAACATTCAAGGCGTCCGCAAAAACCAAATCATACAC from Methanobrevibacter sp. encodes:
- a CDS encoding Ig-like domain repeat protein, translating into MKKIAIICILLTAFLSISIVSAHENATDSLDSLNANDIQPRIDDSIANQNAMDGENGIYSQNEDNTTEKIQPNVEIYATTGYYTGLSLYYGNKYTLEILTPKDSDVVPTITIDGENSTITNYGSSDYNNEFYTEELKLEPGIHNITGIFAGDDKYLPETKTVQLEIKPCILMPIELKFNETLEITLHLPNGEGNLTAFIDGNFINSTRIVNNEAAIRVNNLTLGEHEIHAVYTGNDYNVINSTNFINVIPVFIYPSSVMEHNNETIFVVMNPNIKGNVSFIYDKKITKPLIDGKANFTLSNLTNNIIESGSEVYMFYPAEFLIVYPSETNRTYTEHFYIDVTPYPPKIINNTDFIMTYGEDKTFSVSVIDEHANPPRGRTDRAYIYIDGIYQFYRSPDNNGTITFKVNEVPGEHNISITCLQTTEAYKLTVKPTNTSIDINSISTGYYNKQIEFTAHINPTEITSGELEIYVKDSLLGKAKIKNGTATFKYTPNTIGTVKFKAIYKGNEYCNSSSKEFKVTIKKATPIITSSAKTFKASAKTKSYTVTFKANGKAIANKKLTLTVKGKTYTATTNSQGKATFKITKLTKKGTHTATIKFPGNSYYNKATKTVKLKFK